AACCCCGCAATTTCGCGAGAAATCAAACCCCCACCACTCCCGCAAAACCCCGAACCCCAGCAATAACCCCAGATCAAGCCACGTAGCTGCCCAGGCATCCACTTCGGGGGCTCGCAATTCCTCGCGAAATCGCGCGAGTCATCCCAGGTGAGGAGTTCGTCCCCAGCCGTTCGGGGAGGCCGAGGAAGGGGGATCAGGTGTGCCAGCGGTCGCCGTGGGGCTCCAGGACGACCTCGCGCACGTCGTCGGTACGGCGGTGCAACCGGATCATCAAGTACTCGTCGGCCAACCGCGCCGCGACCTCGGCACCCCACTCCACGACCACGACCGCATCGGTGAGATCGGTGTCCAGGTCCAGGTCGTCGATGTCCTCCAGCCCACCGAGCCGGTACGCGTCGACGTGCACCAGCGCCGGACCGTCCCCAGCCGGGTGGTGCACCCTGGCGATCACGAACGTCGGCGAGGTGACCTGGCCGGTCACGCCCATGCCCGCGGCGATCCCCTTCGCCAGCACCGTCTTGCCCGCGCCCAGCGGACCGTCCAGCACGACCAGATCACCGGCGCGCAACCCGGCGCCCAGGCGGCGGCCGAAGTCCAGCGCCTCCTCCGGAGTCGCCAACTCGGCGGTGGACGCCACATCCGCGCTCATGACCGGCCGCTCACTTTCTTCTCCCCGTTCGAGATCCGCTGCGCCGCGCGCTTCACCAAGCCAACCAGGTGCCCGGTGACCAGCTCGTGCTGCTCCAGCATCGCCATGTGCCCGGCGCCCTCGACCCGCACCAGCTCCGCCTCCGGCAACTCCCCGGCGATCACCTCGGAGTGCGAGAACGGCGTCATCCGGTCCAGATCGCCGCTGAGCACCAGCACCTCGGTGTGGCGCAGCCCGGCGAGCGCGGCCTTGCGATCGTGCGACCCGAGCGTCTCCAGGAAGTCCGTGACGACCTCGACCGTCGTCGCGGAGATCATCTTGTTCATCAGGTCCACCAGCGACGGGCTGACCTCGCGATCGCCGAACGACAGCGCCCGCACGATGCTCCACGCCAACTGCCCGCCGGTGCGGCGCACCCGCTCCACCAGCTCCGGCTGCAGGCCCGCCAGCACACCCAGGCCACGGGTGAGCGGGTTGTTCCGGGACAACCACGGCTTCGGCAGGCCGGACGCGCCGATCTCCCCGGCGGACGTGCTCATGAACGCGACCGCGCACACCCGGTCGCGGAACAACTTCGGCTGCTGCTCGGCCAGCGCCATGATCGCCATGCCGCCCATCGAATGCCCCACCAGCACCACCGGACCGCGCCGAGCGGTCGCCCGCACCACCGCGTCCAGATCCTTGCCGAGCTGTTCGATCGTGCTGTTGCGCCGCGACGAATGCCCGGACCGGCCGTGGCTGCGCTGGTCGTACTGCACCACCCGCACCCGCGGATCCGTCATCAGCGGCAGGTCGCGGCGCTGGAAGTGCCAACATCGCGAATCCAGCGCGTAGCCGTGCACCAGCACCACCGTGAGATCGGCGTGCCCGCCGTCGGCTGGCTTGATCTCCTGCACCGCCAGCGGCACGCCGTCATCGGCGGCCACCGTGGACTGCCGGTCCGGCCGCAACCGCCCCAGGCTCTCCTGCGCGTACAGGTCGTCCTCGTCGTGGCGCTGGGTCGCGATCCGCGAGCTGTGCGCGGCGACGCCGACGGCCGCCCCCGTCACCGCCGCGCCCAGCACCCCGCTGGACCAGGCGAGCGCCTGCCACACCGGTCTCATGTCGCCACCTCCGTAGGGGTGCGCGTCACCCGCGGCCGGAACATGCCGGTGACGATCTCGTAGTGGATCGTGCCCAGCTTGTCCGCCCACTCCGCGGCGGTCGGCGCACCCTGCTCACCAGGGCCGAACAGGACGACCTCATCGCCCACCGCGACCGGATCGTCGTCGCAGCACACCACCAGCTGATCCATGCACACCCGGCCCACCACCGGCCTGCGGCGCCCGGCCAGCCACACGTCCATCCGGCCGGACAGGTTGCGCGGCACGCCGTCGGCGTAGCCCACCGGCACCAGCGCCAACGTGCACTCGCGGTCGGCCGTCCACAGGTGGCCGTAGGAGACGCTCTCGCCGGGGCCGACGCGCTTGGTCAGCACCACCTCGGAGCGGAACGTCATGGCCGGGACCAGCCCGTGATCGCCCGCGTGCGGCACCGGGTCCAGCCCGTAGGCGGCGATGCCCGGCCGGACCAGTTCGAAGTGCAGGTCGGGGCGGGTCAGCAGCGCCGCCGAGTTCGCCAGGTGCCGGATCGGGGTGAGCCCGGCGGCGCGCGCCTGCTCGTAGGCGTCCTGGAAGCGGGCGGCCTGCGCGTCGATCGACGGGTGGCCCGGTTCGTCCGCGCACGCCAAGTGCGACCAGACCGCGGCCACCTCCAGCACGCCCGACGCCTGCGCCTTCGCCGCGCGCTCCACCAGCGCCGGCCACAGCTCCGGCGGGCAGCCGTTGCGGCTCAACCCGGTGTCGATCTTGAGGTGCACCTTGGCGACCCGGGACCGCGCGTGCGCGGCGGTCGCGATCGCGTCCAGTTCGGCGGCCGACGACGCGGCGAGCTCCACATCGGCCGCGACGGCCGCGTCGAAATCGTCACCCGGGACGTGCAGCCAGCACAGCAGCGGAGCGGTGATGCCCGCGGCCCGCAGCCGCAAGGCCTCCCCGATGGCCGCCACGCCCAACGCGGAAGCACCGGCGTCGAGCGCGGCGCGGGCCACCACCTCGGCGCCGTGGCCGTACCCGTCGGACTTCACCACCACCATCGTCCGGGCGCCCGAGCGCTGAGCCCGTTCGGCCAGCAAGGCGACGTTGTGGCGAAGCGCATCGACGTCAATGCGCAGGTCGGCGCGGTGCGCGGGCTGCTCAGTCATGGCGCCGACATCGTCGCACACGCATTGCCGATCACCGCCTGGTTGTGAAGCAGACCCTCATCACGTTCCTTGTATACCACCCTGGGAGACCAGCTGATCACCCTCCGTGCGCATTGCTGCTCCCAGCGCCCTGCGCACGGCGGCTCAGGTTCGGAGTGAACGGACCGTTCGTCCAATCCCGTTGGGCAAACGGTCCGCTCACCCCAGCCCGCCCCACGCGACGTGAGATTCCAGCTCCAGGTGAACGGAGCTCCCGTTGGGCAAACGGTCCGCTCACCCCAACGCCCACGCGGATCGCCGCACAGCGCACGCCCCTGATCCGAGTGAACGGCCCGTTCGCCCAATCCCATTGGGCGGACGGGCCGCTCACCCCCGACCCCGAACCGAGTCAACGGACCGTTCGCCCAATCCCGTTGGACGAACGGGCCGCTCACCCAGCCCGCGTGATCACCACACGGCGCGCGCTCTGAAACGAGTGAACGGACCGTTCGTCCCATCTCGTTGGGCGAACGGTCCGTTCACTTCAGCGGCGGGGCGGTGCGATCAGGTGGAGCGGAGGGTGCGGATCGCCGCCGGGAGCGCCGCGAGCAGGGCTGAAGCCCCGATCGGCGCACCGGCCTCCTCGCCGGCACCTCCGAGGGCGGCGAGCTCGGCGGCGAGGGCGTGCGCGTGCGCGGCGAAACCGCAGGCCAGCCACGGGTCCATCCCCGTGGCCAGCAGTGCCCCGATCAACCCGGTGAGCACGTCGCCCGACCCGGCCGTCGCGGGCCACGCGTGCGTCGAAGGGTTGACCAGCACTCGGCCGTCCGGAGCGGCGATCACCGTGGTGTTGCCCTTGAGCAGCAGCACCACGTCGTCGCGCCGCGCCACCTCCCGCGCCGCGGCGACCCGGTCCGGGCCCACCTCGCCCGCGAGCCGCTCGAACTCACCGGCGTGCGGTGTCAGCACCACCGCCGCGTCCGGCTCCCGCGCGTCCCACAGCGTCGGGTCCTGCGCGAACAACGTGATCGAGTCCGCGTCCGCGCACACCGGGCGCCCCGACTCCAGCACGTGCCGCAGCACCTCGCGCCCGCTGGCCCCGGTGCCGATGCCCGGCCCGACCGCCCAGGACTGCACCCGTCCCGCGTCGGCGACCGACCCGGTCGCCACCACCTCCGGCCATCGGGACCGCACCACGTCCGCGGCGGGCCCGGCGTAGCGGACCATGCCCGACGTCGCCTGCACCGCCGAGCCCGCGGCCAGCACCGCCGCACCCGGATACGTCGCCGACCCCGCCGCGACACCCACGACGCCCTGCGAGTACTTGTCGTCCGACGCCCCCGGCACCGGCCATCCCGCGCCGACGTCCGACGGCTCCAGCACGTGCAGATCAGGCTCGGGAAGATCATCGCCCAGGCCGATGTCGGCCACCACGACCGAGCCCGACAGCACCGCGCCCGCTCCCAGCACGTGGCACGGCTTGCGCCCGCCGAAGGTGACGGTCAGGTCCGCGTCGACGGCGGGCCCGTCCACCGCCCCGGTGATCGGGTCGACGCCGCTGGGCAGGTCGACCGCCACGATCGGCGCTTCGACCCGAGCGACCAGCTCGGCCGCCACCGGGCGCAGGCTCCCCCGCGCCGAAAGACCGACGATGCCGTCGATCACCAGGTCCGCGCGCTGCACCGCGTCCGTCGCGGCGGCCCCGATGCCGGCGGTGTCCGCGCCCGGCCCCGACGCCTCCACGACCCGGCCGCCCGCGCGGCGCAACGCCGCCAGCCCGGCCGGGTGCGCCTTGTCCGGAGCCAGCAGGACCGCGGTGACCCCGGCTCCTCGGCGGCGCAGCTCGGCACCGGCCCACAGCGCGTCCCCACCGTTGTTGCCCGCTCCGACCAGCAACGTCACGTGCCGGCCCGCGGTCGCTCCGGTCGTCTCGGCCAGCAGCCGCGCGCTGTGCGCGGCGACGGCGAACGCGGCGCGGCGCATCACCAACGGCTCCGGGGTCCGGGCGAACACACTGCGCTCGGCGGCCCGGATCTGATCCGGCGTCCACACTCCCTGCACGGAGACCTCCCACTCGCGGTTGCTGCCGTCTTACCCGATCACCGCGCCCCTGTCGCGCCACCCACCGCACCGACACCGTCTCCGAGTGAACGGACCGTTCGCCCAATCCCGTTGGACGAACAGGCCGTTCGCCCAATCCCGTTGGACGAACAGGCCGTTCGCCCAATCCCGTTGGACGAACAGGCCGTTCACCCCACCTCACCCTCCGGCCGGACAGGAACCGGACGGGAGTGAACGGACCGTCTGCCCAATCTCATCGGACGAACAGGCCGTCCACCCCGGCTCACCCCCCGAACCGAGCGAGAACCGGTTCGAGTCAACGGACCGTTCGCCCAACCTCCTTGGACGAACGAGCCGTTCACCCCAGCCGGAGAGCGGCAGCGGTTCCGAGTGAACGGACCGTCTGCCCAATCCCGTTGGGCGAACAGGCCGTTCGCTCGGGAGCGAGTTCGCCTCGGCGGTCCGCGAAAGCCGGACGGGCCGCTCGACGCTGTGGTCGAACGGCCCGTCCGGAGGCGCGAAGCGGCGGTGGTGATCACTCCACCGTGACGGATTTGGCCAGGTTGCGGGGCTTGTCCACGTCGTAGCCGCGGGCGCGGGCGATCTCCGCGGCGAGCACCTGCAGCGGCACCGTCGACACCAGCGGCTGCAGGAGCGTGGCCACCGCCGGGATCTCGATCAGCTCGTCCGCGAACGGGCGCACCGCCTCGTCGCCCTCCTCGGCGATGACGACGGTGCGGGCACCGCGCGCCTGGATCTCGCGGATGTTGGACAGCATCTTCGAGTGCAGCAGCGCCCGGCCCTTCGCCGACGGCATCACCACGACGACCGGCAACCGGTCCTCGATCAGCGCGATCGGCCCGTGCTTGAGCTCGCCCGCGGCGAAGCCCTCCGCGTGCATGTACGCGAGCTCCTTGAGCTTGAGCGCGCCCTCCAGCGCCACCGGGTAGCCCACGTGGCGCCCCAGGAACAGCACCGCCTTCGAGTCGGCGAGCTCGCGCCCGAGCGTGCGCACCTGCTCCACGGTGGACAGGGTCTGGCGCACCGCCTGCGGCATCGCGGCGAGCTCCTCGAACTCGCGCGCCACCTCGTCGGAGTACTTCGTGCCGCGCGCCTGCGCCAAGGCGAGGCCCACCAGGTAGTTCGCGGTGATCTGCGCCAGGAACGTCTTCGTCGCCGCCACCCCGATCTCGGGTCCGGCGTGCGTGTAGAGCACCGCGTCCGACTCGCGCGGGATCTGCGCGCCGTTGGTGTTGCAGATCGCCAGCACCCTGGCCCGCTGGGTGCGCGCGTGCCGCACCGCCTCCAAGGTGTCCGCGGTCTCCCCGGACTGCGAGATCGCCACGACCAGCGTGTCGCGGCCCAGCACCGGGTCGCGGTAGCGGAACTCGCTGGCCAGCTCCACCTCGACGGGGATGCGGCACCAGTGCTCGATGGCGTACTTCGCGAGCAGGCCCGAGTGGTAGGCGGTGCCGCAGGCGACCACGAAGACCTTGTCGATGTCGCGCAGGTCCTGCTCGGTCATCCGCTGCTCGTCGAGGACGATGCCGCCGTTGACGAAGTGCCCCCGCAGCGTGTTCTCCAGCGCCTCGGGCTGCTCTTCGATCTCCTTGAGCATGAAGTAGTCGTGGCCGCCCTTCTCGGCGGCCGAGAGGTCCCAATCCACGGTGAACGGCTTCGCCTGCACCTCGGCGCCGTCGAAGTCGGTGACCCGGTAGCCGCCGCGGTCGATGGTGACGACCTGGTCCTGGCCGAGCTCCACCGCGTCGCGGGTGTGCTCGATGAACGCCGCGACGTCGGAGGCGAGGAAGTTCTCGCCGTCGCCGACGCCCACCACCAGCGGCGAGGACCGGCGCGCGGCGACGATCTTGTCGGGCTCGTCGGCGTGCGTGACCAGCAGCGTGAACGCGCCTTCCAGGCGACGCGCCACGGCGCACACGCTCGCGGTCAGCTCACCCGCGGTCGGACCGGAGGCGTAGGCCGCGGCCACCAGGTGCGCCGCGGTCTCGGTGTCGGTCTCGCTGGCCATCTCGACACCGGCGGTCTCCAGCTCGGCGCGCAGCGCGGCGAAGTTCTCGATGATGCCGTTGTGCACGACCGCGACCTTGCCCGCGGCGTCCCGGTGCGGGTGCGCGTTGCGGTCGGTCGGCGCGCCGTGCGTGGCCCACCTGGTGTGGCCCATGCCGCTGGTCGCCGTGAACCGGGAGCCGTCCTGCCCGGCGAGCTTGCCCTCCAGGTTCGACAACGCGCCCG
This window of the Saccharopolyspora gloriosae genome carries:
- the tsaE gene encoding tRNA (adenosine(37)-N6)-threonylcarbamoyltransferase complex ATPase subunit type 1 TsaE, whose amino-acid sequence is MSADVASTAELATPEEALDFGRRLGAGLRAGDLVVLDGPLGAGKTVLAKGIAAGMGVTGQVTSPTFVIARVHHPAGDGPALVHVDAYRLGGLEDIDDLDLDTDLTDAVVVVEWGAEVAARLADEYLMIRLHRRTDDVREVVLEPHGDRWHT
- a CDS encoding alpha/beta fold hydrolase, yielding MRPVWQALAWSSGVLGAAVTGAAVGVAAHSSRIATQRHDEDDLYAQESLGRLRPDRQSTVAADDGVPLAVQEIKPADGGHADLTVVLVHGYALDSRCWHFQRRDLPLMTDPRVRVVQYDQRSHGRSGHSSRRNSTIEQLGKDLDAVVRATARRGPVVLVGHSMGGMAIMALAEQQPKLFRDRVCAVAFMSTSAGEIGASGLPKPWLSRNNPLTRGLGVLAGLQPELVERVRRTGGQLAWSIVRALSFGDREVSPSLVDLMNKMISATTVEVVTDFLETLGSHDRKAALAGLRHTEVLVLSGDLDRMTPFSHSEVIAGELPEAELVRVEGAGHMAMLEQHELVTGHLVGLVKRAAQRISNGEKKVSGRS
- the alr gene encoding alanine racemase, producing the protein MTEQPAHRADLRIDVDALRHNVALLAERAQRSGARTMVVVKSDGYGHGAEVVARAALDAGASALGVAAIGEALRLRAAGITAPLLCWLHVPGDDFDAAVAADVELAASSAAELDAIATAAHARSRVAKVHLKIDTGLSRNGCPPELWPALVERAAKAQASGVLEVAAVWSHLACADEPGHPSIDAQAARFQDAYEQARAAGLTPIRHLANSAALLTRPDLHFELVRPGIAAYGLDPVPHAGDHGLVPAMTFRSEVVLTKRVGPGESVSYGHLWTADRECTLALVPVGYADGVPRNLSGRMDVWLAGRRRPVVGRVCMDQLVVCCDDDPVAVGDEVVLFGPGEQGAPTAAEWADKLGTIHYEIVTGMFRPRVTRTPTEVAT
- a CDS encoding NAD(P)H-hydrate dehydratase, whose translation is MQGVWTPDQIRAAERSVFARTPEPLVMRRAAFAVAAHSARLLAETTGATAGRHVTLLVGAGNNGGDALWAGAELRRRGAGVTAVLLAPDKAHPAGLAALRRAGGRVVEASGPGADTAGIGAAATDAVQRADLVIDGIVGLSARGSLRPVAAELVARVEAPIVAVDLPSGVDPITGAVDGPAVDADLTVTFGGRKPCHVLGAGAVLSGSVVVADIGLGDDLPEPDLHVLEPSDVGAGWPVPGASDDKYSQGVVGVAAGSATYPGAAVLAAGSAVQATSGMVRYAGPAADVVRSRWPEVVATGSVADAGRVQSWAVGPGIGTGASGREVLRHVLESGRPVCADADSITLFAQDPTLWDAREPDAAVVLTPHAGEFERLAGEVGPDRVAAAREVARRDDVVLLLKGNTTVIAAPDGRVLVNPSTHAWPATAGSGDVLTGLIGALLATGMDPWLACGFAAHAHALAAELAALGGAGEEAGAPIGASALLAALPAAIRTLRST
- the glmS gene encoding glutamine--fructose-6-phosphate transaminase (isomerizing); translation: MCGIVGYVGHRQALDVVLDGLRRLEYRGYDSAGVAMLDGSGGLAVERAAGALSNLEGKLAGQDGSRFTATSGMGHTRWATHGAPTDRNAHPHRDAAGKVAVVHNGIIENFAALRAELETAGVEMASETDTETAAHLVAAAYASGPTAGELTASVCAVARRLEGAFTLLVTHADEPDKIVAARRSSPLVVGVGDGENFLASDVAAFIEHTRDAVELGQDQVVTIDRGGYRVTDFDGAEVQAKPFTVDWDLSAAEKGGHDYFMLKEIEEQPEALENTLRGHFVNGGIVLDEQRMTEQDLRDIDKVFVVACGTAYHSGLLAKYAIEHWCRIPVEVELASEFRYRDPVLGRDTLVVAISQSGETADTLEAVRHARTQRARVLAICNTNGAQIPRESDAVLYTHAGPEIGVAATKTFLAQITANYLVGLALAQARGTKYSDEVAREFEELAAMPQAVRQTLSTVEQVRTLGRELADSKAVLFLGRHVGYPVALEGALKLKELAYMHAEGFAAGELKHGPIALIEDRLPVVVVMPSAKGRALLHSKMLSNIREIQARGARTVVIAEEGDEAVRPFADELIEIPAVATLLQPLVSTVPLQVLAAEIARARGYDVDKPRNLAKSVTVE